From a single Phalacrocorax aristotelis chromosome 1, bGulAri2.1, whole genome shotgun sequence genomic region:
- the SOWAHC gene encoding ankyrin repeat domain-containing protein SOWAHC, with protein sequence MPPPGGGARAAAAPQQRGAAARRDGSGAVMEEPGELRQESVVRFLAARGGRAPNAELLEHFRDWVSPPEPGRRAAARHRFKEVVNAVATVRQEPGTGVKYVHLRRRYCAPEPAAAPLSPGEEAAAAADNAERPSPPPSPRAGAEGAPPPPLPPPPPAASDDAGSRPQPAGRRGEPPRPSPVACGGQRKGSRRGPLPGRGGGGEEARVAAGPGRPPPPPPPPPPPPPPPPPPPPAVEGAAGAAGVAPGAAAQGGGRRSLREAARGGSPQLKRGAPPGGTRGRDSDSASVASSSAEEEGSTTGAVALDPLEHAWMLSASDGRWESLEGLLSCEPALLCKRDFITGFTVLHWAAKHGRQELLATLVNFAQRHQLPVDINARTSGGHTALHIAAMHGHAEVVKLLVGAYDADVDIRDYSGRKAAQYLHQGTSGDMRSLVGALEEEEEEEGAAGNGSGRWRLSKVLPSNLMSYRLSHHHHHHHHSAGEEAEGTEGAAVPGKGKEMTRKASSSGRMKPRLNKIRFRTQIIHNTPSFRGDTEEEEHEEKSLKASFKLRPKSNVFG encoded by the coding sequence ATGCCGCCGCCCGGAGGAGGGGCTCGGGCAGCAGCGGCTCCGCAGCAGCGAGGAGCAGCGGCGCGACGCGATGGGTCAGGGGCGGTGATGGAGGAACCGGGGGAGCTGCGGCAAGAGTCGGTGGTGCGGTTCctggcggcgcggggcgggcgggcgcccAACGCCGAGCTGCTGGAGCATTTCCGGGACTGGGTCAGCCCCCCGGAGCccggccgccgcgccgccgcccgccacCGCTTCAAGGAGGTGGTCAACGCCGTGGCCACCGTGCGCCAGGAGCCCGGCACCGGCGTCAAGTACGTGCACCTCCGCCGCCGGTACTGCGCCCCGGAGCCTGCCGCCGCCCCCCTGAGCCccggggaggaggcggcggcagcggcggacAACGCGGAGCGGCCGagcccgccgccctccccgcgGGCAGGCGCTGagggggcgccgccgccgcccctaccaccaccaccgccgGCAGCGAGCGACGATGCCGGCAGCCGCCCTcagccggcggggcggcggggcgagcCGCCCCGGCCGAGCCCGGTGGCGTGCGGAGGCCAGCGGAAGGGGTCCCGGCGGGGGCCGCTGCCCGGGCGCGGCGGAGGCGGCGAGGAGGCTAGGGTAGCGGCGGgcccggggcggccgccgccgccgcctcctcctcctcctcctcctcctcctcctcctcctcctcctcctccggcgGTGGAGGGGGCGGCGGGTGCGGCGGGGGTcgcccccggggcggcggcgcaAGGGGGCGGCCGCAGGAGCCTGCGGGAGGCAGCGCGGGGCGGCTCGCCCCAGCTGAAACGCGGCGCCCCACCCGGGGGGACCCGCGGTCGCGACTCGGACAGCGCCTCGGTGGCCTCGTCGTCCGCCGAGGAGGAGGGGAGCACCACTGGCGCCGTGGCTCTGGACCCCCTGGAGCACGCCTGGATGTTGTCGGCCTCGGACGGGCGGTGGGAGAGCTTGGAGGGGCTGCTGAGCTGTGAGCCGGCGCTGCTCTGCAAGCGGGACTTCATCACCGGCTTCACGGTGCTGCACTGGGCTGCCAAGCACGGgcggcaggagctgctggccaCGCTGGTCAACTTTGCCCAGCGGCACCAGCTGCCCGTAGACATCAATGCCCGCACCAGTGGTGGGCACACCGCGCTGCACATAGCCGCCATGCACGGCCACGCCGAAGTTGTGAAGCTGCTGGTAGGAGCGTATGACGCTGATGTGGACATCCGCGACTACAGCGGGCGTAAGGCTGCGCAGTACCTGCACCAGGGCACCTCGGGGGATATGCGGAGCCTTGTGGGGgccctggaggaggaggaggaggaggaaggggctgcTGGCAATGGGAGTGGGCGCTGGAGGCTCTCCAAGGTGTTGCCCTCCAACCTCATGAGCTACCGgctctcccaccaccaccaccaccaccatcacagCGCTGGGGAGGAAGCTGAGGGCACTGAAGGGGCAGCGGTGCCAGGCAAGGGCAAGGAGATGACCAGGAAAGCCTCCAGCAGCGGGCGGATGAAGCCTCGGCTTAATAAGATCCGCTTCAGGACTCAGATCATCCACAACACGCCCTCCTTTCGCGGTGACACCGAAGAAGAAGAGCACGAGGAGAAATCCCTGAAAGCATCATTCAAGCTCAGGCCGAAGTCCAATGTCTTTGGATAA